Proteins co-encoded in one Streptomyces roseochromogenus subsp. oscitans DS 12.976 genomic window:
- the panD gene encoding aspartate 1-decarboxylase, with protein MFRTMFKSKIHRATVTQADLHYVGSVTIDADLLDAADLLPGELVHIVDITNGARLETYVIEGERGSGVIGINGAAAHLVHPGDLVIIISYAQVTDTEARELKPRVVHVDADNRIVSLGADPSEPVPGSDQRRSPQSVPA; from the coding sequence GTGTTTCGTACGATGTTCAAGTCCAAGATCCATCGAGCCACCGTCACCCAGGCCGACCTGCACTATGTGGGATCGGTGACCATCGACGCCGACCTGCTCGACGCCGCCGACCTGCTGCCGGGCGAGCTCGTGCACATCGTCGACATCACCAACGGTGCCCGGCTGGAGACGTACGTCATCGAGGGCGAGCGCGGGTCCGGGGTGATCGGGATCAACGGAGCGGCGGCCCATCTCGTCCACCCCGGGGACCTGGTGATCATCATCAGCTACGCCCAGGTCACCGACACCGAGGCGCGCGAGCTGAAGCCGCGGGTCGTGCATGTCGACGCCGACAACCGGATCGTGTCCCTCGGCGCCGACCCGTCCGAGCCGGTCCCCGGCTCCGACCAGCGGCGCAGCCCGCAGTCCGTCCCGGCCTGA
- a CDS encoding DMT family transporter, with amino-acid sequence MSALALSVLLSFVSALAYAAGAIAQEQVAVSSPDSAYVPVRRPGWWGALALNGLGGVLHVVALAYGPLSLVQPLGALTIVFALPMAALFVGRRAGATAWRGAVMATVGLAGLLSVVGSSDAHSLDAAERVAVALVTGGAVAALMCAGLAAHRHPAVRSVLLATASGIAFGMSSVFTKTVAEDWTHGIDLDDLPSLAAIALFAVGGVVLSQASYGGGGLAAPLATLTVVNPVLAAAVGILMFGETFRYGGTGAVLALCCGVVAAGGLIMLTTERIERTEAPSVPDIPD; translated from the coding sequence ATGAGCGCACTCGCGTTGTCCGTGCTTCTGTCGTTCGTGTCCGCCCTCGCCTACGCGGCCGGCGCGATCGCGCAGGAGCAGGTGGCGGTGTCCTCCCCGGACAGCGCGTACGTGCCGGTGCGCCGCCCCGGCTGGTGGGGCGCGCTGGCGCTCAACGGTCTCGGCGGTGTGCTGCACGTGGTGGCGCTGGCCTACGGACCGCTGAGCCTGGTCCAGCCGCTCGGGGCGCTCACCATCGTCTTCGCGCTGCCCATGGCGGCATTGTTCGTCGGCCGCAGGGCCGGGGCGACCGCCTGGCGCGGTGCGGTCATGGCCACCGTGGGTCTCGCCGGTCTGCTGTCCGTGGTCGGCTCCTCCGACGCCCACTCCCTCGACGCGGCCGAGCGGGTCGCGGTCGCGCTGGTCACCGGCGGCGCGGTCGCGGCGCTGATGTGCGCGGGGCTGGCTGCGCACCGGCACCCGGCGGTGCGCAGCGTGCTGCTCGCCACCGCCTCCGGCATCGCGTTCGGCATGTCCTCGGTGTTCACCAAGACCGTCGCCGAGGACTGGACCCACGGCATCGATCTGGACGACCTGCCCTCGCTCGCGGCGATCGCCCTGTTCGCGGTCGGCGGCGTCGTGCTGTCCCAGGCCTCCTACGGGGGCGGCGGACTCGCCGCCCCGCTGGCCACGCTCACCGTGGTCAATCCGGTGCTGGCGGCGGCGGTCGGCATCCTGATGTTCGGCGAGACGTTCCGCTACGGCGGTACGGGCGCCGTTCTCGCCCTGTGCTGCGGGGTGGTGGCGGCGGGCGGCCTGATCATGCTGACGACCGAGCGGATCGAGCGCACCGAGGCGCCTTCCGTCCCGGACATCCCGGAT
- a CDS encoding (2Fe-2S)-binding protein, with the protein MDLAPALAALRPLGGFFVLRTRPGPAGSAGGPAPARLPTLAETYERVTPDPLTTRVAVVADRLHTPERRVAASIAQQGLAARLWSAALGCAALYGQLPDLDPGLLRWDPLAAAPDDLFLTELRPLPGDAATLAATVLHGHLQPLGEAVSARFGCAPGLLWGNAGSALAGAARELDRWARAHGRTDAAARAGALTDELLAHPLLRTTGTRTGTAFRRRSCCLYYRVPGGGLCGDCCFARPPRSSPGAASG; encoded by the coding sequence GTGGACCTCGCCCCCGCTCTCGCCGCCCTCCGCCCGCTCGGCGGATTCTTCGTCCTGCGCACACGCCCGGGCCCGGCCGGATCCGCCGGCGGACCGGCCCCCGCCCGGCTGCCTACACTCGCGGAGACCTACGAACGGGTGACACCGGACCCACTGACGACACGAGTTGCCGTGGTCGCGGACCGGCTCCATACCCCCGAACGGCGCGTCGCCGCGTCCATCGCGCAGCAGGGGCTGGCCGCCCGGCTGTGGTCGGCGGCCCTCGGCTGCGCTGCCCTGTACGGCCAACTGCCCGACCTAGACCCGGGCCTGCTGCGCTGGGACCCCTTGGCCGCCGCCCCCGACGACCTGTTCCTGACCGAGCTGCGCCCGCTGCCCGGCGACGCCGCCACCCTCGCCGCCACCGTGCTGCACGGACACCTGCAGCCGTTGGGGGAGGCCGTGAGCGCCCGCTTCGGCTGCGCCCCCGGACTGCTGTGGGGCAACGCGGGCTCCGCGCTCGCCGGAGCGGCCCGGGAACTGGACCGCTGGGCCCGCGCGCACGGCCGTACCGACGCGGCGGCCCGGGCCGGCGCCCTGACGGACGAACTCCTCGCCCACCCCCTGCTGCGCACCACCGGCACCCGCACCGGCACCGCCTTCCGCCGCCGCAGCTGCTGCCTGTACTACCGCGTCCCCGGCGGCGGTCTGTGCGGCGACTGCTGCTTCGCCCGGCCTCCGCGCTCTTCCCCGGGCGCCGCATCTGGGTGA
- the gndA gene encoding NADP-dependent phosphogluconate dehydrogenase, whose translation MSTSAQIGVTGLAVMGRNLARNFARNGYTVAVHNRTASRTKALVEEFGGEGDFIKAETAEEFVAALERPRRLVIMVKAGEPTDAVIQEFAPLLEPGDMIIDGGNAHFADTRRRERALREQGIHFVGMGVSGGEEGALHGPSIMPGGPTASYDSLGPMLEKISAKAKDGAPCVTHVGPDGAGHFVKMVHNGIEYADMQLIGEAYQLLRDVAGYSPAEIAEIFRIWNQGRLDSYLIEITAEVLSHVDASTGKPFVDVVVDQAEQKGTGRWTVQIALDLGVPVSGIAEAVFARSLSGHAGLREASRELAGPQAVPLGKEEAAAFADRVEQALYASKIVSYTQGFHEIAAGSEEYGWDIDLGAVSSIWRGGCIIRAAFLDRIRAAYDARADLPSLLSDETFAREIADAQDDWREVVIAAVRQGVPTPGFAAALAYYDGLRAERLPAALTQGQRDFFGAHTYRRVDREGAFHTLWGGDRSEASA comes from the coding sequence ATGAGCACTTCAGCGCAGATCGGTGTCACGGGCCTCGCGGTCATGGGCCGCAACCTCGCCCGGAACTTCGCCCGCAACGGCTACACGGTCGCCGTGCACAACCGTACGGCGTCGCGTACCAAGGCGCTGGTGGAGGAGTTCGGCGGCGAGGGCGACTTCATCAAGGCCGAGACCGCCGAGGAGTTCGTGGCGGCGCTGGAGCGCCCGCGCCGCCTGGTGATCATGGTGAAGGCCGGTGAGCCGACGGACGCCGTGATCCAGGAGTTCGCGCCGCTGCTGGAGCCCGGTGACATGATCATCGACGGCGGCAACGCGCACTTCGCGGACACCCGGCGCCGGGAGAGGGCGCTGCGCGAGCAGGGCATCCACTTTGTCGGCATGGGCGTCTCCGGCGGCGAGGAGGGCGCGCTGCACGGGCCGAGCATCATGCCGGGCGGCCCGACGGCGTCGTACGACTCGCTGGGGCCGATGCTGGAGAAGATCTCCGCGAAGGCGAAGGACGGCGCGCCCTGTGTGACGCATGTGGGCCCCGACGGCGCCGGGCACTTCGTGAAGATGGTCCACAACGGCATCGAATACGCCGACATGCAGCTGATCGGCGAGGCCTACCAGCTGCTGCGTGACGTCGCCGGGTACTCCCCCGCCGAGATCGCGGAGATCTTCCGCATCTGGAACCAGGGCCGGCTCGACTCGTACCTGATCGAGATCACGGCCGAGGTGCTCTCCCACGTGGACGCGTCGACGGGCAAGCCGTTCGTGGATGTGGTGGTGGACCAGGCGGAGCAGAAGGGCACGGGCCGCTGGACGGTCCAGATCGCCCTCGACCTGGGCGTTCCGGTGTCCGGCATCGCCGAGGCGGTCTTCGCGCGCTCGCTGTCCGGGCACGCGGGGCTCCGTGAGGCCTCGCGGGAGCTGGCGGGGCCGCAGGCGGTGCCGCTGGGCAAGGAGGAGGCGGCGGCCTTCGCCGACCGGGTGGAGCAGGCGCTGTACGCGTCCAAGATCGTGTCGTACACGCAGGGCTTCCACGAGATCGCCGCGGGCAGCGAGGAGTACGGCTGGGACATCGACCTCGGTGCGGTGTCCTCGATCTGGCGGGGCGGCTGCATCATCCGGGCGGCGTTCCTGGACCGCATCCGCGCCGCGTACGACGCCCGTGCCGATCTGCCCAGCCTGCTGTCGGACGAGACGTTCGCACGCGAGATCGCGGACGCGCAGGACGACTGGCGTGAGGTGGTGATCGCGGCGGTGCGGCAGGGTGTGCCGACGCCGGGGTTCGCGGCGGCGCTGGCGTACTACGACGGGTTGCGCGCCGAGCGCCTGCCGGCGGCTCTGACGCAGGGACAGCGGGACTTTTTCGGGGCGCACACGTATCGGCGGGTGGACCGGGAGGGGGCGTTCCACACGTTGTGGGGCGGGGACCGGTCGGAAGCTTCCGCGTAA
- a CDS encoding transglycosylase family protein yields MAVRGRHRRYQPNRINRASLTVTAGGAGLAIPLVAAGTADAADASTWNKVAACESSGDWSINTDNGYYGGLQFTQSTWEAYGGTRYAPRADLATRDQQIAVAEKVLDGQGPGAWPVCSVRAGLTRGDAGPGRHTESVHTDSAAPRPMTAEKKSSVRDVRPQTTPQSRAGRTEMYTVVHGDTLSGIAEDHHVRGGWHTLYAGNRTIIGADPDLILPGQRLSLRGTAGTKSPGTKSHEKKASSGHKASPQKTRSSGRTLAAPVDAPIGTGYRVAGSHWSKGYHTGVDFLVPTGTSVQAAETGQVVAAGWGGAYGYQVVIRHADGRYTQYAHLSAISVRIGQTVATGQRIGRSGATGNVTGPHLH; encoded by the coding sequence ATGGCCGTACGCGGCCGGCACCGCCGGTACCAGCCGAACAGGATCAACCGCGCCTCACTCACCGTCACGGCGGGCGGCGCCGGACTCGCGATCCCTCTGGTCGCCGCCGGCACGGCCGACGCGGCCGACGCCTCCACCTGGAACAAGGTCGCCGCCTGCGAGTCCAGCGGCGACTGGAGCATCAACACGGACAACGGCTACTACGGCGGGCTGCAGTTCACCCAGTCCACCTGGGAGGCGTACGGCGGCACCCGGTACGCGCCGCGTGCAGACCTCGCCACCCGGGACCAGCAGATCGCCGTCGCCGAGAAGGTCCTCGACGGGCAGGGGCCGGGCGCCTGGCCGGTGTGCTCGGTGCGGGCCGGGCTCACCCGGGGGGACGCCGGCCCCGGCCGGCACACCGAGAGCGTGCACACGGACAGCGCCGCGCCCCGGCCCATGACCGCCGAGAAGAAGAGTTCCGTACGCGACGTACGCCCGCAGACCACCCCGCAGTCCCGCGCGGGCCGGACCGAGATGTACACCGTGGTGCACGGCGACACGCTCTCCGGCATCGCCGAGGACCACCACGTCCGCGGCGGCTGGCACACGCTCTACGCCGGCAACCGCACGATCATCGGCGCCGATCCCGACCTGATCCTGCCGGGCCAGCGGCTCAGCCTGCGCGGCACGGCCGGCACCAAGTCCCCGGGCACCAAGTCCCATGAGAAGAAGGCCTCTTCGGGGCACAAGGCCTCGCCGCAGAAGACCAGGAGCAGCGGCCGCACACTCGCCGCGCCGGTCGACGCCCCCATCGGCACCGGTTACCGCGTCGCGGGATCGCACTGGTCGAAGGGCTACCACACCGGCGTCGACTTCCTCGTGCCCACCGGCACCTCCGTGCAGGCTGCAGAGACCGGGCAGGTGGTGGCCGCGGGCTGGGGCGGCGCGTACGGCTACCAGGTGGTCATCCGGCACGCCGACGGCCGCTACACCCAGTACGCCCACCTGTCGGCGATCTCGGTGCGGATCGGGCAGACCGTCGCCACGGGCCAGCGCATCGGCCGTTCCGGAGCCACCGGAAACGTCACCGGTCCGCACCTGCAC
- a CDS encoding non-canonical purine NTP pyrophosphatase, with protein MDAGGQSYTFADDTRSAGTLAPVPDREDGPRWWPDLWSIFIPDGASTTLAALPAEEQNRIFNEWKRGSAG; from the coding sequence GTGGATGCGGGCGGCCAGTCGTACACGTTCGCGGACGACACGCGTAGCGCGGGGACCCTTGCGCCCGTGCCGGACCGAGAAGATGGGCCTCGATGGTGGCCGGATCTGTGGTCGATCTTCATTCCAGATGGCGCGTCAACGACGCTTGCTGCTCTCCCTGCGGAAGAGCAGAATCGCATCTTCAATGAGTGGAAAAGAGGTTCGGCCGGGTAG